One region of Prinia subflava isolate CZ2003 ecotype Zambia chromosome 6, Cam_Psub_1.2, whole genome shotgun sequence genomic DNA includes:
- the LOC134551794 gene encoding UDP-glucuronosyltransferase 1A1-like, translating into MALGLSASPPVVVLLLSLLGLAAAGKLLVVPVDGSRWLSMWEVLDMLQQKGHEVVVVAPEVSLRIKTSKNFVMKMYSVPYTEEDLKKEFQAFFHFSFEQGSFLERFVKAYQGIKRITDFGVSSCRHLLQNKELIRYLEKNKFDAVLTDPVLLCGAILAKHLSIPAVYFLRGIPCGLDFDATQCPRPLSYVPRGFTQLTDHMSFLQRVKNLLHDIPDIFLCDFAFQPYSKLASEFLQQDVAVLDLLRQASVWLLRSDFVLEYPRPLMPNMIPVGGVNCAHKELSQSKVARKAQFAADRAEVALAT; encoded by the exons atggcCCTGGGGCTCAGTGCTTCTCCACCAGTTGTGgttctgctcctgtccctgctgggtctggctgctgctgggaagctCCTGGTGGTGCCGGTGGACGGGAGCCGCTGGCTCAGCATGTGGGAAGTgttggacatgctccagcagaAGGGACACGAGGTGGTCGTGGTGGCACCTGAAGTCTCCTTGCGCATCAAAACATCAAAGAACTTTGTGATGAAAATGTATTCGGTCCCCTACACAGAGGAAGATTTGAAGAAAGAATTCCaggcattttttcatttttcgTTTGAACAAGGGTCTTTTCTGGAAAGATTTGTTAAAGCGTATCAAGGTATTAAAAGAATCACTGACTTTGGCGTCTCCAGCTGTAGACATCTCCTGCAAAACAAAGAGCTCATCAGGTACCTTGAGAAGAACAAGTTTGATGCTGTCCTTACAGACCCTGTCCTACTCTGTGGGGCGATCCTGGCGAAGCACCTTTCAATTCCTGCCGTGTATTTCTTACGAGGAATCCCGTGTGGGTTAGATTTTGATGCCACTCAGTGTCCCAGGCCCCTTTCCTATGTGCCCAGAGGATTTACACAACTTACAGACCACATGAGCTTTCTCCAGCGGGTGAAGAACCTACTTCATGACATTCcagatatttttctctgtgattttGCCTTTCAACCCTACTCAAAACTGGCTTCTGAGTTCCTGCAGCAGGATGTGGCTGTGCTGGATCTCTTACGCCAGGCTTCAGTTTGGCTCCTGAGGTCAGATTTTGTTTTAGAGTACCCAAGGCCTTTGATGCCCAACATGATTCCAGTTGGAGGAGTAAACTGTGCTCACAAGGAACTGTCTCAG TCAAAAGTGGCCAGGAAAGCACAGTTCGCTGCGGATCGTGCCGAGGTAGCCCTGGCCACATGA
- the LOC134551862 gene encoding UDP-glucuronosyltransferase 1A1-like, whose protein sequence is MAPGLSVSPPVVVLLLSLLGLAAAGKLLVVPVDGSHWLSMREVLDMLQQKGHEVVVVAPEVSLHIKPSKNFVMKMYSVPYTQEEMEKDFKAFFQVSFEEGSFFERFFKVFEGMKKITDLEVSSCKQLLQNKELIRYLEESKFDAILTDPFVPCGAILAEHLSLPSMYFLRGIPCGLDFEATQCPKPPSYVPRIFTDLTDRMTFLQRVKNLLLDIPYVFLCDFAFQPYSKLASEFLQREVTVLDLLRKGSVWLLRLEFVLDYPRPLMPNIIPIGGVNCAHKELPQSKRHYSGAAAGFLSWRH, encoded by the exons ATGGCCCCGGGGCTCAGTGTTTCTCCACCAGTCGTGgttctgctcctgtccctgctgggtctggctgctgctgggaagctCCTGGTGGTGCCAGTGGATGGGAGCCACTGGCTCAGCATGCGGGAAGTgttggacatgctccagcagaAGGGACACGAGGTGGTCGTGGTGGCACCTGAGGTCTCCTTGCACATCAAGCCATCAAAGAACTTTGTGATGAAAATGTACTCGGTCCCCTATACACAGGAAGAGATGGAGAAAGATTTCAAGGCATTCTTTCAGGTTTCATTTGAAGAGGGATCtttttttgaaagattttttaaagtatttgaaggtatgaaaaaaatcactgactTGGAGGTCTCTAGCTGCAAACAGCTCTTGCAAAACAAGGAGCTCATCAGGTACCTGGAGGAGAGCAAGTTTGATGCCATCCTTACAGACCCTTTTGTACCCTGTGGGGCAATACTGGCTGAGCATCTTTCACTGCCTTCCATGTATTTCTTACGAGGAATCCCGTGTGGGTTAGATTTTGAAGCCACTCAGTGTCCCAAGCCCCCTTCCTATGTGCCCAGGATATTTACAGACCTCACAGACCGCATGACCTTTCTCCAGCGGGTGAAGAATCTGCTCTTGGACATCCCATATGTTTTCCTCTGTGATTTTGCCTTTCAACCCTACTCAAAACTGGCTTCAGAGTTCCTGCAGCGGGAGGTGACTGTGCTGGATCTCTTGCGCAAGGGCTCTGTTTGGCTCCTGAGGTTGGAATTTGTGCTTGACTATCCAAGGCCTTTGATGCCCAACATCATTCCAATTGGAGGAGTAAACTGTGCTCACAAGGAGCTGCCTCAG AGCAAGCGCCACTACTCCGGTGCTGCCGCAGGTTTCCTTTCCTGGAGGCACTGA
- the LOC134551863 gene encoding UDP-glucuronosyltransferase 1A1-like, whose translation MATGLSASPPVVVLLLSLLGVATAGKLLVVPADGSHWLSMREVVDILGQRGHEVVVVAPEVSLHIKPSKNFVMKMYSVPYTQEELETAFQAFFHGSFEEGWIFKRFFKVYKGMKTLTDCWITSCEQLLQNKELIRYLEETKFDAILTDPVATCGLILAEHLSLPSVYFLRGAPCGLDLDARLCPNPPSYVPRAFSDNTDRMTFLQRVKNLLFDIPNVFLCDFAFQPYSKLASEFLQREVTVQDLLRKGSVWLLRLEFVLDYPRPLMPNIIPIGGVNCAHKELPQR comes from the exons atggcCACAGGGCTCAGTGCTTCTCCACCAGTTGTAgttctgctcctgtccctgctgggtgTGGCTACTGCTGGGAAGCTCCTGGTGGTGCCAGCGGATGGGAGCCACTGGCTCAGCATGCGGGAAGTGGTGGACATCCTGGGGCAGAGAGGACATGAGGTGGTCGTGGTGGCACCTGAAGTCTCCTTGCACATCAAGCCATCAAAGAACTTTGTGATGAAAATGTACTCGGTCCCCTATACACAGGAAGAGTTGGAGACAGCCTTCCAGGCCTTTTTTCATGGTTCATTTGAGGAAGGTTGgatttttaagagattttttaaagtatacAAAGGTATGAAAACCCTCACTGACTGTTGGATCaccagctgtgagcagctgctgcaaaacAAAGAGCTCATCAGGTACCTTGAGGAGACCAAGTTTGATGCCATCCTTACGGACCCTGTAGCAACATGTGGATTGATCCTGGCTGAGCATCTTTCACTTCCTTCCGTATATTTCTTACGAGGAGCCCCCTGTGGGTTAGATTTAGATGCCAGGCTGTGTCCCAATCCTCCTTCCTATGTGCCCAGGGCATTTTCAGACAATACAGACCGCATGACCTTTCTCCAGCGGGTGAAGAATCTACTCTTTGACATCCCAAATGTTTTCCTCTGTGATTTTGCCTTTCAACCCTACTCAAAACTGGCTTCAGAGTTCCTGCAGCGGGAGGTGACTGTGCAGGATCTCTTACGCAAGGGCTCTGTTTGGCTCCTGAGGTTGGAATTTGTGCTTGACTATCCACGACCCTTGATGCCCAACATCATTCCAATTGGAGGAGTAAACTGTGCTCACAAGGAGCTACCACAG AGATAG
- the LOC134551864 gene encoding UDP-glucuronosyltransferase 1A1-like: protein MALGLSASPPVVVLLLSLLGLAAAGKLLVVPVDGSHWLSMREVLDMLQQKGHEVVVVAPEVSLHIKPSKNFVMKRYSVPYTQEEMEKGFKAFLQTLFEEGSFLERFFEVYEGMKKLGNMSVAFCQHLLQNKELIRYLEESKFDALLTDPVVPCGVILAEHLSLPSVYFLRGIPCGLDFEATQCPNPPSYVPRAFSQLTDRMTFLQRVKNLLFDTQNLFLCNFAFDPFSKLASEFLQREVTVQDLLRKGSVWLLRLEFVLDYPRPLMPNIIPIGGVHCAHKKLPQAAVLYLLTYKLCCAFAVFISRIQRRFV from the exons atggcCCTGGGGCTCAGTGCTTCTCCACCAGTCGTGgttctgctcctgtccctgctgggtctggctgctgctgggaagctCCTGGTGGTGCCGGTGGACGGGAGCCACTGGCTCAGCATGCGGGAAGTgttggacatgctccagcagaAGGGACACGAGGTGGTCGTGGTGGCACCTGAAGTCTCCTTGCACATCAAACCATCAAAAAACTTTGTGATGAAAAGATACTCAGTCCCCTATACACAGGAAGAGATGGAGAAAGGCTTCAAGGCATTTCTACAAACGCTATTTGAAGAAGGATCTTTTCTGGAAAGATTTTTTGAAGTGTATGAAGGTATGAAAAAACTTGGTAACATGTCAGTTGCTTTCTGTCAACATCTCCTGCAAAACAAAGAGCTCATCAGGTACCTGGAGGAGAGCAAGTTTGATGCCCTTCTTACAGACCCTGTAGTACCATGTGGGGTAATCCTGGCTGAGCATCTTTCACTGCCATCTGTGTATTTCTTACGAGGAATCCCGTGTGGGTTAGATTTTGAAGCCACTCAGTGTCCCAATCCTCCTTCCTATGTGCCCAGGGCATTTTCACAACTTACAGACCGCATGACCTTTCTCCAGCGGGTGAAGAACCTACTCTTTGACACCCAAAACCTTTTCCTCTGTAATTTTGCCTTTGACCCATTCTCAAAACTGGCTTCAGAGTTCCTGCAGCGGGAGGTGACTGTACAGGATCTCTTACGCAAGGGCTCTGTTTGGCTTCTGAGGTTGGAATTTGTGCTTGACTATCCAAGACCCTTGATGCCCAACATCATTCCAATTGGAGGAGTACACTGTGCTCACAAGAAGCTGCCTCAG GCAGCAGTGCTGTACCTTCTCACCTATAAACTGTGCTGTGcatttgctgttttcatttcacgTATTCAGCGACGTTTTGTGTAA